Proteins encoded within one genomic window of Synechococcus sp. PCC 7335:
- a CDS encoding DUF4335 domain-containing protein, translating into MTIQRQYQLPNCSLILDGLSIDPTPGNEEVMSLLVNAECRISGLSRPLNGGYSFFAALVRAVSQYGQEVLSGYAHPQVTEGEPLLVHINPGDGPYHHLVVQPEVADLGDSGDGRAIDIKLSSVQLFDLTEAVDQFFSDTQTLPELEPALLPLDRRFVRTEEPLSDRALPAILGIGGLAAATMAIGLLSVPEVRDPALDARREEQAAEVATVDGIDSEGAATPEETLAQPPGETPDDSQAVSSVETVPETSEPNASEPDISNDTSSEPELAVESELTPETEPAADGALVAEPTTFDNTPPSATQSFAEVRAMNARLKDTIVENRQQPRFGEAISYRVRVANDGKILGYQPGDSESRASVDETPLPALVESGLEDTQSVDYRVVFTERGVVEVSPWWGWNYYN; encoded by the coding sequence ATGACGATCCAGCGTCAGTATCAACTGCCTAACTGTAGCCTTATTCTAGATGGCTTGAGTATCGACCCAACGCCAGGTAATGAAGAGGTGATGTCTTTACTTGTGAATGCGGAATGTCGGATTAGTGGCCTCAGCCGTCCGCTCAATGGCGGATATAGCTTTTTTGCGGCGCTAGTACGTGCGGTTAGCCAGTATGGACAAGAGGTGCTTAGTGGCTATGCTCATCCGCAGGTGACAGAGGGTGAGCCTTTGCTAGTACACATTAATCCTGGTGACGGGCCCTATCATCATTTAGTGGTACAGCCCGAAGTTGCTGACTTAGGCGATAGCGGCGATGGTAGAGCAATTGATATCAAGCTGTCGTCTGTGCAGCTGTTTGATTTAACTGAAGCTGTAGATCAATTTTTTAGTGATACGCAAACACTGCCTGAGCTAGAGCCTGCCCTACTTCCTTTGGATCGTCGGTTCGTCCGCACTGAGGAACCGTTGAGCGATCGCGCGCTTCCGGCCATTTTAGGTATTGGCGGTTTGGCCGCAGCAACGATGGCTATAGGATTGCTATCAGTTCCTGAGGTAAGGGATCCTGCTCTTGATGCTCGCCGTGAGGAGCAAGCAGCGGAAGTCGCTACTGTCGACGGCATAGATAGCGAAGGTGCAGCAACCCCAGAGGAGACCTTAGCCCAACCTCCAGGCGAGACGCCAGATGACTCTCAAGCAGTTTCTAGCGTCGAAACGGTACCAGAGACTAGCGAACCTAATGCTAGCGAACCTGATATTTCAAACGACACTTCTTCTGAGCCTGAGCTTGCTGTCGAATCTGAGCTCACCCCTGAAACAGAGCCAGCTGCTGATGGGGCCTTAGTTGCCGAACCCACAACCTTTGATAATACGCCGCCTTCAGCGACTCAGTCCTTTGCCGAAGTCAGGGCTATGAATGCTCGATTGAAAGATACCATAGTTGAGAATCGCCAGCAGCCTAGGTTTGGTGAAGCCATCAGCTACCGAGTTCGAGTGGCCAATGATGGGAAGATCTTGGGCTATCAGCCGGGAGACTCAGAGTCTAGAGCGTCTGTAGACGAAACGCCATTACCAGCACTGGTAGAATCTGGGCTAGAAGATACCCAGTCTGTCGACTACCGAGTTGTTTTTACTGAGCGGGGCGTTGTAGAAGTTAGTCCATGGTGGGGATGGAACTATTACAATTGA
- a CDS encoding DUF3038 domain-containing protein gives MQVQSPTATPEQRPKLIDQLSLPPGIPSECARRAKTQIDFLLLAIEALDLGGSEAMLASSKELGLEEVIRGRVHLWLLRSSNPLRRFSQRQPMSLEEGKALVLIICFLAKRLTVLIRQLLLGYQQLTDQDLSFEHHFRLANYLARFRSHFRARMNENRASVIAYSTDESLNELAIELLTKLLFCTGTDGANRLWLSLFDGEIS, from the coding sequence ATGCAAGTGCAGAGTCCTACCGCCACCCCAGAACAGCGTCCTAAGCTAATTGATCAGCTAAGTCTTCCCCCTGGCATTCCTAGCGAATGTGCTAGGCGTGCTAAAACCCAGATTGACTTTCTATTGCTAGCAATAGAAGCTTTAGACCTTGGTGGTTCTGAGGCGATGCTGGCCTCATCCAAGGAGTTAGGACTAGAAGAGGTTATTCGAGGGCGAGTGCATCTTTGGCTGCTACGTAGTAGTAATCCGCTGCGCCGGTTTAGTCAGCGACAGCCGATGTCCTTAGAAGAAGGGAAGGCATTAGTGCTGATCATCTGCTTTCTGGCGAAACGTCTAACTGTGCTGATTCGTCAGCTGCTATTAGGCTATCAGCAGCTAACCGACCAAGACTTATCATTCGAGCATCATTTTCGATTGGCTAACTATCTAGCCCGCTTTCGGTCACATTTTAGGGCACGGATGAATGAGAACCGCGCTAGCGTAATTGCTTATAGTACGGATGAAAGTCTTAATGAACTAGCGATTGAACTGCTAACTAAGCTGTTGTTCTGTACGGGAACAGACGGTGCCAACCGACTCTGGCTTAGTTTGTTTGATGGAGAAATATCATGA
- a CDS encoding ARC6/PARC6 family protein → MARDTKVRIPLDYYRILGLPIQATAEQLNQSHRDRILQEPRREYSDLAINARRQLIDIAYDVLGDNMRRAEYDREFLAVSKGVSDPIKGALDPDVSVPTIEIDEHLLVGALLILLELGEYELVLLLGRPYLKRDPSTLEGQQLKNQPEFPDIVLTLAVACLELGREEWQQNNYEYADESLGTGRELLLKEELFPVLRAEIQSDLYKLRPYRTLELIARPLEQKQPRRSGITLLRSMLQDRGGIDGTDDDLSGLGVDDFLRFIQQLRGYLTAFEQQEIFEAEAQRPSAVGTYLAVYALLARGFAQHQPALIRRAKQMLLRLSGRQDVHLEQAVCALLLGQTEEASHALELSQEYEPLAFIREHSQGAPDLLPGLCLYAENWLQQEVFPFFRDLDQESATLKNYFSDNAVQSYLESLPLDNERSNQQAALSAQAKPIGTSEASTLSPRKSAMTDQTLSGTPSSPYTQTNQDQSMLAGQLGSTGFAGTASITDKISKHSPAQLGSDGSRGGEPNDLTTLRDRRSRRATPKWDRVALLVLAGALCLGTFLFILSRVVSFFTGRDSEPALTSQPLDIGINEPVIEVDESGALPNASGDAASIAEATISAWLDAKRAAYAENKDTSDLEDVLTGEALRGTQGDVEASTSENWYIDYDHDDLEILSVEPENPSEAEPLNVTARVVESATVYSDGTISDRFSYTDELVTVNYDLVREGDRWLIESARVE, encoded by the coding sequence ATGGCTAGGGATACAAAAGTGCGAATTCCGCTAGATTACTATCGAATTTTGGGACTGCCCATTCAGGCCACGGCTGAGCAGCTCAATCAGTCGCACCGTGATCGCATACTTCAAGAACCCAGACGTGAATATTCGGATCTAGCTATTAACGCTCGCCGTCAGCTAATTGATATTGCCTACGATGTGTTAGGTGACAACATGCGGCGCGCTGAATATGATCGAGAATTTCTAGCCGTTTCTAAGGGGGTGAGTGATCCGATCAAGGGCGCGTTAGATCCTGACGTCAGTGTTCCGACCATCGAGATTGACGAACATTTGCTCGTCGGTGCGCTGTTAATTTTGCTAGAGCTTGGCGAATATGAACTGGTACTGCTACTAGGACGTCCATATCTGAAGCGTGATCCTAGTACTCTAGAAGGGCAGCAGTTAAAAAATCAGCCAGAGTTTCCAGATATTGTTTTAACACTGGCAGTTGCCTGTCTAGAGCTGGGCCGTGAGGAATGGCAGCAAAACAACTACGAATATGCCGATGAGTCGCTAGGAACAGGCCGTGAATTGCTTTTGAAAGAAGAGCTGTTCCCAGTCTTGCGCGCTGAGATTCAATCAGATCTATATAAACTTAGGCCCTATCGGACGCTGGAGCTGATCGCCCGACCGCTAGAACAGAAGCAGCCTAGAAGATCGGGGATTACCTTGCTGCGTAGCATGCTGCAAGACCGTGGTGGTATTGATGGTACGGATGACGACCTTTCGGGCTTAGGTGTCGACGATTTCCTTCGATTCATACAGCAGTTGCGCGGCTACCTAACAGCATTTGAACAGCAGGAGATCTTCGAAGCAGAAGCCCAAAGACCGTCGGCAGTTGGTACGTATTTAGCTGTATACGCGCTTTTAGCTAGAGGCTTTGCTCAGCACCAACCGGCGCTAATCCGACGAGCGAAGCAAATGTTGCTACGACTAAGCGGTCGTCAGGATGTCCATCTAGAACAAGCGGTTTGTGCGCTACTCCTAGGTCAAACGGAAGAAGCTAGTCATGCGCTTGAACTTTCTCAAGAGTATGAGCCGCTAGCTTTCATCCGCGAGCATTCTCAGGGGGCACCAGATTTACTACCGGGGCTTTGTCTATATGCCGAGAATTGGCTGCAGCAGGAGGTATTTCCGTTCTTTCGCGATTTGGATCAAGAGAGTGCAACGCTAAAGAACTACTTTTCTGACAATGCTGTGCAGTCGTACTTAGAAAGTCTACCTTTAGACAACGAGCGGAGTAATCAACAGGCAGCACTTAGCGCTCAGGCCAAGCCGATAGGAACTAGTGAAGCATCCACGCTAAGCCCTAGAAAGTCTGCCATGACTGATCAAACACTATCTGGCACGCCGTCATCACCATACACACAGACCAACCAAGATCAGTCTATGCTGGCAGGTCAGTTGGGCTCAACTGGGTTTGCAGGCACGGCTAGCATCACGGATAAAATTTCGAAGCACTCACCTGCTCAACTAGGTTCAGACGGTTCTAGAGGTGGTGAACCTAATGATCTGACTACCTTGCGTGATCGCCGTAGTCGTCGTGCTACTCCAAAGTGGGATCGAGTTGCTCTGCTTGTCTTGGCAGGGGCGCTGTGCTTGGGCACTTTCCTATTTATTTTGTCCCGGGTTGTGAGTTTCTTTACTGGTAGAGATAGTGAGCCAGCGCTGACGAGTCAGCCTTTAGATATCGGCATCAATGAACCGGTGATTGAAGTAGATGAGTCAGGTGCGCTGCCTAATGCTTCCGGTGATGCCGCTAGTATCGCTGAAGCCACCATTTCAGCCTGGCTAGATGCCAAACGAGCAGCCTATGCCGAGAATAAAGATACTAGTGATCTAGAGGATGTCCTAACAGGAGAGGCGTTAAGGGGTACGCAAGGGGATGTGGAAGCTTCAACATCAGAAAACTGGTATATAGATTACGACCACGATGATCTTGAGATTTTGTCTGTAGAACCAGAAAATCCTTCAGAGGCAGAGCCCCTGAATGTGACTGCTAGGGTGGTCGAATCAGCTACCGTCTATAGTGACGGGACAATAAGCGATCGCTTCTCTTACACAGATGAACTAGTGACAGTCAACTATGACTTGGTTCGGGAGGGCGATCGCTGGCTGATTGAATCGGCTAGGGTAGAGTAA